The following are encoded together in the Diachasmimorpha longicaudata isolate KC_UGA_2023 chromosome 3, iyDiaLong2, whole genome shotgun sequence genome:
- the LOC135160205 gene encoding zinc finger CCCH-type with G patch domain-containing protein yields the protein MTDVDSLRAAIEQYETQLSQVQLALAGSPAGPDRDNLQSLQSDIQELIALTKESLRSAEGKETSDNEDDGLSDDSQDDDDDGDDDDPMAKEYAMFKAELRDEELNNTHDNGKCQTPNNDNNIDEELKALEGMKCRAPFGRSWGGTGYHNAMISSVDRNDEKTAINSIHDIQVRVLFINPTHKDMLPCAYYLDGKCKFSDEKCHYSHGEQVSFSSLQEYSEPDYSSIKMGSRVLAKEKNNIWHRSVILKIPSKDHELYRVKFEASGNIIEVTLADLLPLADDQLDMSDSSDDDDDGDFTKDSNSLKDRIQEEIIHESLLILKDNEPLGKWEEHTRGIGSKLMLQMGYILGTGLGKRAEGRVEPVEATVLPPGKSLDHCMELRENAGGDKNLFTVERRLLRQKKKMDQQWAKKNKKPNERNIFDFINNSLSDKQVATSQATSSKAKNPFKGETNRGLNVANFQVGENITKLEKESLFLVNSLRKHAKGSVPYNNIVVQYNDKQAELTNLRSQQKNILSEQNHRKDKTKLSVF from the exons ATGACCGACGTCGACAGTTTGCGAGCAGCTATTGAGCAATACGAAACGCAg CTGTCGCAAGTTCAATTGGCATTGGCAGGAAGCCCAGCAGGACCCGACAGAGATAATTTACAGAGTCTTCAGTCAGATATACAAGAATTAATAGCTCTGACCAAAGAGAGCCTACGGAGTGCcgaaggaaaagaaactagTGACAATGAGGACGATGGCTTGTCTGACGACAGCCAGGACGATGATGACGACGGTGATGATGACGATCCGATGGCAAAGGAGTATGCCATGTTCAAG GCGGAACTGAGAGATGAGGAATTGAATAACACCCATGATAACGGAAAATGTCAAACCCCAAATAATGACAATAATATTGAT GAAGAACTCAAGGCACTCGAAGGTATGAAATGTAGAGCGCCCTTCGGAAGAAGTTGGGGCGGTACGGGTTATCACAATGCTATGATATCTTCTGTCGAtagaaacgatgaaaaaacTGCTATCAACAGTATTCACGACATCCAG GTGCGAGTATTATTCATCAACCCAACTCATAAGGATATGTTACCATGCGCGTATTATTTAGATGGAAAATGCAAATTCTCCGATGAAAAGTGTCATTACTCACATGGGGAACAAGTATCTTTTTCCAGTCTACAAGAGTACAG CGAGCCAGATTATTCTTCGATCAAAATGGGCAGTCGAGTTTtggcaaaagaaaaaaataatatatggCACAGATCAGTCATCTTAAAAATCCCATCAAAGGATCACGAGCTTTACCGAGTCAAATTCGAGGCCAGTGGAAATATAATAGAGGTCACACTCGCTGATCTTTTGCCTCTCGCTGACGATCAACTGGACATGTCAGACTCGTctgacgatgatgatgatggggaTTTCACTAAAGATTCTAACTCCTTGAAAGACAGAATACAAGAGGAAATAATCCATGAATCTTTACTGATATTAAAGGATAATGAACCGTTGGGAAAATGGGAAGAACACACACGTGGCATTGGTAGCAAACTGATGCTCCAAATGGGATACATATTAGGGACTGGTTTGGGAAAGAGGGCTGAGGGTAGAGTGGAACCTGTGGAAGCCACAGTATTACCTCCGGGCAAATCACTTGATCATTGCATGGAGCTAAGGGAAAACGCCGGTGGTGATAAAAACTTATTCACTGTCGAGCGAAGATTGTTGAGACAGAAAAAGAAGATGGATCAGCAATGGGCAAAGAAGAATAAGAAACCAAACGAaaggaatatttttgattttatcaACAACTCCCTTTCAGATAAAC AAGTAGCAACGAGTCAGGCCACCAGCTCCAAAGCCAAGAATCCATTCAAAGGAGAAACAAATCGAGGATTGAATGTTGCCAATTTCCAGGTCGGAGAGAACATTACGAAACTCGAGAAAGAGTCTTTATTTCTCGTAAACTCACTGAGGAAACATGCCAAAGGAAGTGTCCCTTACAATAATATTGTTGTGCAGTATAATGACAAACAGGCGGAACTCACCAACTTGCGATCCCagcagaaaaatattcttagtGAGCAAAATCACAGGAAGGATAAGACGAAGTTATCGGTGTTTTGA